The Lysobacterales bacterium genome has a segment encoding these proteins:
- a CDS encoding amidohydrolase family protein: MSAPSLVRAAFATLAIVLLPGQMSAQAPDQRGLLFENVRVFDGTSDRLTPPSNVLVVGNRIQAVSRAPITPDAGLEVRRIDGGGRTLMPGLIDAHWHALLVAPDLMTAMTADAGLLNFLAADVARQTLMQGFTSVRDVGGPSFGLKRAIDLGLVPGPRIFPSGAMISQTGGHGDFRLPHEVPRPTADGLNHAERMGAAMIADGADAVRVRAREQLMLGASQLKLMAGGGVSSLYDPLDATQYTVAEIRAAVEAAENWGTYVTVHAYTAHAIRQAIEAGVRCIEHGQLIDEDTARLMAERGVWWSLQPFLDDEDSNPKQGEARRKQLMVAQGTDRAFTLARRLGIKVAFGTDILFNPAGVPRHNAQLVKLSRWYSPAQVLAIATGGNGELLALSGERSTYRGALGVVAPGALADLILVDGDPIEDLALVADPVRNFLVIVKDGVVVKDALAGGAPPAAPSP, translated from the coding sequence ATGTCCGCACCTTCACTCGTCCGGGCGGCATTCGCCACGCTTGCAATCGTTCTGCTGCCTGGCCAGATGTCCGCGCAGGCACCAGACCAGCGCGGCCTGCTGTTCGAGAATGTACGGGTATTCGACGGCACCTCGGACCGTCTCACCCCACCCTCGAATGTCCTGGTCGTCGGCAACCGAATCCAGGCGGTCTCCCGCGCGCCGATCACGCCCGACGCGGGGCTGGAGGTGCGCCGCATTGACGGCGGCGGCCGGACCCTGATGCCCGGACTGATCGACGCCCACTGGCACGCCCTGCTGGTGGCGCCGGACCTGATGACGGCGATGACCGCCGATGCCGGCCTGCTCAACTTCTTGGCCGCCGACGTTGCGCGGCAAACCCTCATGCAGGGCTTCACCAGCGTGCGCGACGTCGGCGGCCCCAGCTTCGGCCTGAAGCGCGCGATCGACCTGGGCCTGGTGCCGGGCCCACGGATCTTTCCATCCGGTGCGATGATCTCGCAGACCGGCGGCCATGGCGATTTCCGCCTGCCCCACGAGGTGCCGCGCCCGACCGCCGATGGCCTGAACCATGCCGAGCGGATGGGCGCGGCGATGATCGCCGACGGCGCCGACGCGGTGCGCGTGCGCGCCCGCGAGCAGCTGATGCTCGGCGCCAGCCAGCTCAAGCTGATGGCCGGCGGTGGCGTCAGTTCGCTGTACGACCCGCTGGACGCCACCCAGTACACCGTCGCCGAGATCCGCGCCGCGGTCGAGGCCGCGGAGAACTGGGGCACCTATGTGACCGTGCACGCCTATACCGCGCACGCCATCCGCCAGGCCATCGAGGCCGGCGTGCGCTGCATCGAGCACGGCCAGCTGATCGACGAGGACACCGCGCGCCTGATGGCCGAGCGCGGCGTGTGGTGGAGCCTGCAACCGTTCCTGGACGACGAGGACAGCAATCCCAAGCAGGGCGAGGCACGGCGCAAGCAGCTGATGGTGGCGCAGGGCACCGACCGCGCCTTCACCCTGGCCCGGCGCCTGGGCATCAAGGTGGCGTTCGGCACCGACATCCTGTTCAACCCGGCCGGCGTGCCGCGCCACAACGCCCAGCTGGTCAAGCTGTCGCGCTGGTACAGCCCCGCCCAGGTGCTGGCCATCGCCACCGGCGGCAATGGCGAACTGCTGGCGCTGTCCGGCGAGCGCTCGACCTACCGCGGCGCCCTGGGCGTGGTCGCGCCGGGCGCGCTGGCCGACCTGATCCTGGTCGATGGCGACCCCATCGAGGACCTCGCGCTGGTCGCCGACCCGGTGCGCAACTTCCTGGTCATCGTCAAGGACGGCGTGGTGGTCAAGGATGCCCTGGCCGGCGGCGCGCCTCCGGCAGCGCCTTCGCCATGA
- a CDS encoding GNAT family N-acetyltransferase, giving the protein MAPQPLRTDAEVRTLLADAGLPVADLDGPGAPTLFGLRRAGALVAAVGIERHGHAGLLRSLVVAPDARGQGLAGLLVDAAERWAAAQDIVTLYLLTQTAEAFFARRGYARLARERAPPAIAATTQFAGLCPGTAAFMAKALPEARRRPGHP; this is encoded by the coding sequence ATGGCACCGCAACCGCTGCGCACCGACGCCGAGGTGCGCACGCTGCTCGCAGATGCCGGCCTGCCCGTGGCCGACCTCGACGGTCCAGGCGCACCGACGCTGTTCGGGCTCCGCCGGGCGGGCGCCCTGGTGGCCGCGGTAGGGATCGAACGACACGGCCATGCGGGCCTGCTGCGCTCGCTGGTGGTGGCGCCGGATGCGCGCGGGCAGGGACTGGCGGGCCTCCTGGTCGACGCCGCCGAGCGCTGGGCCGCGGCCCAGGACATCGTCACGCTCTATCTGCTGACCCAGACCGCCGAGGCCTTCTTCGCCCGGCGCGGCTACGCGCGCCTCGCGCGAGAGCGGGCACCGCCGGCGATCGCCGCGACCACGCAGTTCGCCGGGCTGTGCCCGGGCACGGCCGCGTTCATGGCGAAGGCGCTGCCGGAGGCGCGCCGCCGGCCAGGGCATCCTTGA
- a CDS encoding GNAT family N-acetyltransferase, which translates to MAKVAATPGLTFRAAAPADRALLERWDEAPHVVESDPNDDWGWAQELARSPDWREQWIAELDGVPFGFLQIIDPRREDSHYWGEDVAPDLRALDLWIGEADFLGRGLGTAMMRWAIDRCFADPAVTAILIDPLASNLRARRFYERLGFRIVGPRRFGLDECIVYRLERADLPAAPSAAPAVVDVMEYPTMPAYAIAVIRQTRFGEEIRAYLEGIDATLAPFGGRYLVHGGRRVALEGEWPGDVVVIGFPSMAQAQAWYGSPAYATIRPLRTANTVGEVVLVEGVADGHRAVDLLT; encoded by the coding sequence ATGGCGAAGGTCGCGGCAACGCCTGGGCTGACCTTCCGCGCGGCTGCGCCGGCCGACCGCGCCCTGCTCGAGCGCTGGGACGAGGCGCCGCATGTGGTCGAATCCGACCCCAACGACGACTGGGGCTGGGCACAGGAACTGGCGCGCTCTCCGGACTGGCGCGAGCAGTGGATCGCCGAGCTGGACGGTGTGCCGTTCGGCTTCCTGCAGATCATCGACCCGCGCCGAGAGGACAGCCACTACTGGGGCGAGGACGTCGCCCCGGACCTGCGCGCCCTCGACCTCTGGATCGGCGAGGCCGACTTCCTGGGCCGCGGCCTGGGCACGGCGATGATGCGCTGGGCGATCGACCGCTGCTTCGCCGATCCGGCGGTGACGGCGATCCTGATCGATCCGCTGGCGTCCAACCTGCGCGCCCGGCGCTTCTACGAGCGCCTGGGCTTCCGCATCGTCGGGCCGCGACGCTTCGGGCTGGACGAGTGCATTGTCTACCGGCTTGAACGGGCGGACTTGCCTGCCGCACCGTCCGCGGCACCGGCCGTCGTCGATGTCATGGAGTATCCAACGATGCCTGCCTATGCCATTGCCGTGATCAGACAGACCCGTTTCGGCGAGGAGATCCGCGCCTACCTCGAGGGCATCGACGCGACCCTGGCGCCGTTCGGCGGCCGCTACCTCGTCCATGGCGGCCGGCGGGTGGCGCTGGAGGGCGAGTGGCCCGGCGATGTCGTGGTCATCGGCTTTCCTTCGATGGCGCAGGCGCAGGCCTGGTACGGGTCGCCCGCCTACGCGACGATCCGCCCCCTGCGGACGGCCAACACCGTCGGCGAGGTGGTGCTGGTCGAAGGGGTCGCGGACGGGCACCGGGCGGTCGACCTGCTCACGTGA
- a CDS encoding VOC family protein, whose translation MKLGYVIVHVADVAASLAFFEHAFGLPRRFLHASGDYGELDTGSTVLAFASHALAERNLPGGHVRADTSARPLGMEIALVTDDVDAAHARALAAGAGELAAPAAQPWGQVVSWLRAPDGTLVELCTPLAD comes from the coding sequence GTGAAGCTTGGCTACGTGATCGTCCATGTGGCCGACGTGGCTGCCTCGCTGGCCTTCTTCGAGCATGCGTTCGGGCTGCCACGACGGTTCCTGCATGCGTCCGGGGACTACGGCGAGCTGGATACGGGCAGCACGGTGCTGGCGTTCGCCAGCCACGCGCTGGCGGAACGCAACCTGCCGGGTGGCCATGTCCGGGCCGACACCTCCGCCCGGCCCCTTGGCATGGAGATCGCCCTGGTCACCGACGACGTCGATGCAGCCCACGCGCGGGCGCTGGCGGCGGGTGCCGGCGAGCTGGCAGCGCCCGCGGCGCAGCCCTGGGGGCAGGTGGTGTCGTGGTTGCGCGCGCCGGACGGCACCCTGGTCGAACTGTGCACCCCGCTGGCGGACTGA
- a CDS encoding GFA family protein → MTTHHHGACLCGAACYRVEGIVGRFYLCHCRHCRKDTGSAHAANLFLADARLDWLSGAGQVRHFALPGTRHARSFCATCGSALPYLLGSTAVVPAGSLDSALAAVPDGHLFMASRADWDGDRVDVPRFARLPE, encoded by the coding sequence GTGACCACGCATCACCATGGCGCCTGCCTGTGCGGTGCGGCGTGCTACCGGGTCGAGGGCATCGTGGGGCGCTTCTATCTGTGCCACTGCCGGCACTGCCGGAAGGACACCGGCTCGGCCCATGCCGCCAACCTGTTCCTGGCGGACGCCCGTCTGGACTGGTTGTCGGGTGCTGGCCAGGTCCGGCATTTCGCGTTGCCGGGCACCCGCCATGCGCGCAGCTTCTGCGCGACCTGCGGATCGGCCCTGCCGTATCTGTTGGGGAGCACGGCGGTGGTGCCGGCCGGCAGTCTGGACAGCGCACTGGCGGCGGTTCCTGATGGCCATCTGTTCATGGCCAGCCGCGCGGACTGGGATGGCGACCGGGTCGACGTGCCGCGTTTCGCCCGCCTGCCGGAATGA
- a CDS encoding GNAT family N-acetyltransferase has product MEVRVDDLTSPEVQALISGHLAAMRGHSPPGRAHALAVEDLRHPDITVWTAWSQGVLCGCGALKRLDADSGEIKSMRTAEGFVRRGVGQRLLDGIVEAAVARGWQRLYLETGTGEPFAAAHRLYLRNGFQWCGPFGAYTASGFNVFMTRSLAAAPPASD; this is encoded by the coding sequence ATCGAGGTGCGTGTCGACGACCTGACCTCGCCGGAAGTCCAGGCGCTGATCTCCGGACACCTTGCGGCGATGCGCGGCCACTCACCCCCCGGCCGTGCGCATGCGCTGGCGGTCGAGGACCTGCGCCACCCCGATATCACCGTCTGGACCGCCTGGTCGCAGGGCGTGCTATGCGGCTGCGGGGCGCTCAAGCGCCTGGACGCGGACAGCGGCGAGATCAAGTCGATGCGCACGGCCGAGGGGTTCGTTCGCCGCGGCGTCGGCCAGCGCCTGCTGGACGGGATCGTCGAGGCAGCCGTTGCCCGTGGCTGGCAACGCCTGTACCTGGAAACCGGTACCGGCGAGCCGTTCGCGGCCGCGCATCGGCTCTACCTGCGCAACGGTTTCCAGTGGTGCGGTCCGTTCGGGGCATACACGGCCAGTGGCTTCAACGTCTTCATGACGCGGTCACTGGCAGCTGCGCCGCCCGCCTCCGACTGA
- a CDS encoding histidine phosphatase family protein — protein sequence MHIGLVRHFPVTEAMPRGWLSSDDLHHWPFRYDAAEPVVGEFDLGGVRWQACLCSDQPRAIATAVRIHGEGVEHTPLLREARFERFRTGGLRLPFGAWKWRLRLSWMSGHASQRHCRDDFRHRVGTVADRLVAMDRDVLVVSHAGMIACLATALRRRGFVGPVVRAARHAHTCVYRKARICTPVGGVAEADGWETPS from the coding sequence ATGCACATCGGGCTTGTTCGCCACTTTCCGGTCACCGAGGCCATGCCGCGGGGGTGGCTGAGCTCGGACGATCTGCACCACTGGCCATTTCGCTACGACGCCGCCGAGCCGGTGGTCGGTGAGTTCGACCTGGGTGGCGTCCGCTGGCAGGCCTGCCTGTGCAGCGACCAGCCACGCGCCATCGCCACCGCCGTGAGGATCCATGGCGAGGGCGTCGAGCACACGCCCCTGCTCAGGGAGGCCCGTTTCGAGCGCTTCCGGACCGGCGGCCTGCGCCTGCCGTTCGGCGCCTGGAAGTGGCGGCTGCGGCTGTCCTGGATGAGCGGCCACGCATCGCAGCGGCACTGTCGCGACGACTTCCGGCACCGCGTCGGTACGGTGGCCGACCGCCTGGTGGCGATGGACCGGGACGTGCTGGTTGTGTCTCACGCCGGGATGATCGCCTGCCTGGCTACCGCACTTCGGCGGCGTGGCTTCGTGGGTCCGGTCGTCCGGGCTGCTCGTCATGCGCACACCTGCGTGTATCGGAAGGCGCGGATCTGTACACCGGTGGGGGGCGTCGCGGAGGCGGACGGATGGGAAACACCCTCTTGA